The following are encoded together in the Flavobacterium sp. TR2 genome:
- a CDS encoding HD domain-containing protein: MNTQDLLDQIAFIKEIDKVKYIQRKTKLFNSDRCENDAEHSWHLALMAIVLAEHSNEPIDVLKVVKMVLIHDIVEIDAGDVFIYDTVKNHSNTEEERLAANRIFGLLPKKQAEELIAIWEEFEAGETNEAKFAKSMDRLEPLLQNTSNNGGTWKEFGVKYDKVYEKKSVIKEGSSSIWNYAEGLINESVEKGILEK, from the coding sequence ATGAACACACAAGACTTATTGGATCAGATTGCTTTTATAAAAGAAATTGATAAAGTAAAATACATTCAGCGCAAGACCAAACTATTCAATAGCGATAGATGCGAAAATGATGCAGAACACAGCTGGCACCTTGCTTTGATGGCAATAGTTTTAGCAGAACATTCAAATGAACCGATTGATGTTCTGAAAGTAGTGAAAATGGTTTTGATACACGATATCGTAGAAATTGATGCGGGAGATGTGTTTATTTATGATACGGTAAAAAATCATTCGAATACAGAGGAAGAACGTTTGGCCGCAAATCGAATTTTTGGACTGCTGCCTAAAAAACAAGCCGAAGAGTTAATTGCTATTTGGGAAGAATTTGAAGCAGGCGAAACCAACGAAGCCAAATTTGCAAAATCGATGGACAGGCTTGAACCTTTATTGCAAAATACATCTAACAATGGCGGAACTTGGAAAGAGTTTGGAGTGAAATACGATAAAGTTTATGAAAAGAAAAGCGTTATTAAAGAAGGGTCAAGCTCAATTTGGAATTACGCTGAAGGTTTGATTAACGAAAGTGTAGAAAAAGGTATTTTGGAGAAATAG
- a CDS encoding helix-turn-helix transcriptional regulator, whose product MATTIKSKIKNIRELKNYTQEYMAERLGVTQAGYSKIEKGKTSLSYEKLVEIGRILDVSVEDIISFDYDKYFNSFNKITGNNNGSILINADNTSIIKELYEDKIQLLEKLLSRTEIELERYKDKFGEI is encoded by the coding sequence ATGGCCACAACAATTAAAAGCAAGATTAAAAACATTAGAGAGTTAAAAAATTATACTCAAGAATATATGGCAGAAAGATTAGGTGTAACTCAAGCGGGTTACAGTAAAATTGAGAAAGGAAAAACTTCTTTGAGTTATGAAAAATTGGTTGAAATAGGACGGATTTTAGACGTCAGCGTAGAAGACATAATTAGTTTTGATTACGATAAGTACTTTAATAGTTTTAATAAAATAACTGGAAATAATAATGGAAGCATTTTAATTAATGCAGATAATACTTCGATCATAAAAGAACTTTATGAAGATAAAATTCAATTGCTAGAAAAACTGCTTTCTCGAACTGAAATAGAATTGGAACGCTATAAAGATAAATTTGGAGAAATTTAA
- the cydB gene encoding cytochrome d ubiquinol oxidase subunit II translates to MEFFWYVVLMGILAVYLVLDGYDFGAGIIHLFFANTERDKKVIVNSIGPFWDANEVWLIAAGGVLFFAFPTLYASSFSGFYLPLIMILWLLIFRAIGLEMRGQIHNHMWESIWDKAFGIASLLLALFFGIALGNIVRGVNLGMVQNGVSTQEAHYFFLPLWNPTFSPQANELGIIDWFTLFLGIVSVVALTIHGANWIIYKTNSALNPKLKKVVFALNIVLLVLVCISLQIWHFIEPKPFHNFVENPILWFFPLMTFVGIAGLFKVRSFKKDGHGFLFSTLFLVGGFASTAVSIFPNVLPSTNNVNPSLTIYNTAAHEYGLNAGLSWFFIALFLVIIYFIIQYRVFSGKMDDVGYGEH, encoded by the coding sequence ATGGAATTTTTTTGGTACGTAGTTTTAATGGGAATTCTGGCTGTTTATCTGGTTTTAGACGGTTATGATTTTGGTGCAGGAATTATTCATTTGTTTTTTGCCAATACTGAAAGAGATAAAAAAGTAATTGTCAACTCGATTGGACCGTTTTGGGATGCCAATGAAGTTTGGCTTATTGCAGCAGGAGGCGTTTTGTTTTTTGCTTTTCCAACTTTATACGCTTCGTCTTTCAGCGGTTTTTACCTGCCTCTGATTATGATTTTATGGCTATTGATTTTCCGTGCCATTGGACTCGAAATGCGTGGACAGATTCATAACCATATGTGGGAGAGCATTTGGGATAAAGCTTTCGGAATTGCAAGTTTGCTCTTAGCTCTCTTTTTCGGGATTGCTCTAGGAAATATCGTTCGCGGTGTCAATCTCGGAATGGTGCAAAATGGCGTTTCTACGCAAGAAGCGCATTATTTCTTTTTGCCTTTATGGAATCCGACTTTTAGTCCGCAAGCAAATGAATTGGGAATTATCGACTGGTTTACGCTTTTTTTAGGAATTGTAAGTGTCGTGGCATTGACGATTCATGGTGCAAACTGGATTATTTATAAAACAAATTCTGCTTTAAATCCGAAACTGAAAAAAGTGGTTTTTGCCTTGAATATTGTTCTGCTGGTTTTAGTTTGCATTTCATTGCAAATTTGGCATTTTATCGAGCCTAAACCGTTTCATAATTTTGTAGAGAATCCTATTCTTTGGTTTTTTCCTTTAATGACTTTTGTTGGAATTGCTGGATTATTTAAAGTTCGTTCCTTTAAAAAAGACGGTCACGGATTTCTGTTTTCGACTTTGTTTCTAGTAGGAGGATTTGCTTCTACAGCAGTTTCGATTTTTCCAAATGTACTGCCTTCAACTAATAATGTAAATCCGTCTTTGACAATTTACAATACTGCTGCCCACGAATATGGATTAAATGCTGGGTTGAGCTGGTTTTTTATCGCTTTGTTTCTGGTAATTATTTATTTTATCATTCAATATCGAGTTTTCAGCGGCAAAATGGACGATGTTGGGTATGGCGAGCATTGA
- a CDS encoding sulfite exporter TauE/SafE family protein — protein sequence MEYLGFFASIVIGITLGLIGGGGSILTIPILVYLFKVNPDQATSYSLFIVGLTALFGSYSHYKMGNLKLKSALYFAVPSVVSILIIREVIFPQIAATLFSVASYTVSKDFLIMIIFSILMITAAISMIKKNQPEIKSAETNYSQLSLIGFLVGIVTGFLGAGGGFLIIPALLFFANLPMKQAVGTSLLIITINSSIGFAGDLYIGTPINYTFLLSVSAMALIGMFIGSQLSKKIDGTKLKPLFGWFVLVMGFYIIAKEVLF from the coding sequence ATGGAATATTTAGGATTTTTCGCTTCAATCGTAATTGGAATCACACTGGGCTTAATTGGCGGAGGCGGTTCTATTCTAACTATTCCAATTTTAGTTTATTTATTCAAAGTAAATCCTGATCAGGCTACTTCTTATTCCCTTTTTATTGTCGGATTAACAGCTTTATTTGGCAGTTACAGCCATTATAAAATGGGAAATCTGAAATTAAAATCGGCACTGTATTTTGCAGTTCCTTCCGTTGTTTCGATTTTGATAATCCGCGAAGTCATTTTTCCTCAAATTGCAGCTACTTTATTTTCGGTTGCCTCTTACACTGTCTCGAAAGATTTTCTAATTATGATTATCTTCTCTATTCTAATGATTACAGCAGCAATTTCAATGATTAAAAAAAATCAGCCTGAAATAAAATCTGCAGAAACCAATTATTCGCAGCTGAGCTTAATCGGCTTTTTAGTCGGAATCGTAACTGGTTTTCTGGGTGCTGGCGGCGGATTCTTAATTATTCCCGCTTTGCTTTTCTTTGCCAATCTACCCATGAAACAAGCCGTTGGAACTTCTTTGCTAATCATTACAATTAACTCATCAATAGGTTTTGCAGGCGATTTATATATCGGAACACCTATAAATTATACTTTTTTATTGAGTGTTTCTGCTATGGCTTTAATCGGAATGTTTATCGGAAGCCAGCTTTCTAAAAAAATTGACGGCACCAAATTAAAACCTCTTTTCGGATGGTTTGTTCTCGTAATGGGATTTTATATTATCGCCAAAGAAGTTCTATTTTAA
- a CDS encoding cytochrome ubiquinol oxidase subunit I, with translation MEEMLFYDRMQFAFTITFHYLFPQLTMGLSLIIVYFKWKYLKTKEEQYNHATHFWMKIFALNFAMGVVTGIPMEFQFGTNWAKFSELTGGIIGQTLAMEGMFSFFLESSFLGLFLFGEKLLGHKWHFVTGLLICIGSWASGFLIIATHSWMQNPVGYEILENGKFVLNNFQALFLNPWLWPSFLHNQAASLVTSSFVVAGIGAFYILSNKNISFGKLFLKTGVIFGLISSIIVAVPTGDLLAKNVVKYQPVTFAAMEGIFHTEKKGSEIVLIGQPDVKDKKLDNKIAVPNILSFLTYGNWNQEIQGLDQFEEDLHPTNISGLYYAYHIMVGLGTVFIGLMVLSLFQLIRGKLFETKWLLWSLMFMMPFPYIANTTGWYTAELGRQPWLVYNLMRTASGASPTVSSGNTLFTLLGFIGLYLLLGMLFLLLIGKIINIGPRHVELSTEKI, from the coding sequence ATGGAAGAAATGCTCTTTTATGACCGAATGCAATTTGCCTTCACCATTACTTTTCATTATCTCTTTCCACAACTTACAATGGGTCTTTCGCTCATCATTGTGTACTTCAAGTGGAAATATCTCAAAACTAAAGAAGAACAATACAATCACGCCACCCATTTCTGGATGAAAATCTTCGCCCTCAATTTTGCAATGGGAGTTGTAACTGGAATACCGATGGAGTTTCAATTTGGAACCAATTGGGCTAAGTTCTCCGAATTAACGGGAGGAATTATTGGGCAAACGCTCGCAATGGAAGGAATGTTTTCTTTCTTTCTCGAATCTTCTTTCCTCGGATTATTTTTATTTGGAGAAAAACTCCTCGGACATAAATGGCATTTTGTAACCGGATTGCTAATTTGCATTGGTTCATGGGCCAGCGGATTTTTAATCATCGCCACGCATTCTTGGATGCAGAATCCTGTTGGCTACGAAATTCTTGAAAACGGAAAATTTGTATTGAACAATTTTCAAGCTTTATTCTTAAATCCTTGGCTTTGGCCTTCGTTTTTGCATAATCAGGCCGCTTCTTTGGTAACCAGTTCTTTTGTTGTAGCTGGAATTGGCGCTTTCTATATTTTAAGCAATAAAAATATTTCTTTCGGGAAATTGTTCTTGAAAACAGGAGTAATCTTCGGATTGATTTCCAGCATTATTGTAGCAGTTCCTACGGGAGATTTATTGGCAAAAAATGTGGTTAAATATCAACCCGTAACTTTTGCTGCGATGGAAGGAATTTTTCATACCGAGAAAAAAGGTTCTGAAATTGTTTTAATCGGGCAGCCCGACGTTAAAGACAAAAAACTGGATAATAAAATAGCCGTTCCAAATATTTTGAGTTTCCTGACGTATGGAAATTGGAATCAGGAAATTCAAGGTTTAGACCAGTTTGAAGAAGATTTGCATCCAACCAATATCTCGGGATTGTATTATGCTTATCATATCATGGTTGGATTGGGAACCGTTTTTATCGGTTTAATGGTGCTTTCTCTCTTTCAATTGATTCGAGGAAAATTGTTTGAAACCAAATGGCTTTTATGGTCGCTCATGTTCATGATGCCATTTCCATATATTGCTAATACTACAGGGTGGTATACGGCCGAATTAGGAAGACAGCCTTGGCTGGTTTATAATTTAATGCGAACAGCATCGGGAGCTTCGCCGACGGTTTCTTCGGGAAATACTTTGTTTACACTCCTTGGTTTTATTGGCTTGTACCTTTTGCTGGGAATGCTGTTTTTGCTTTTGATTGGAAAAATTATCAATATAGGTCCGCGTCATGTGGAACTTTCAACAGAAAAAATATAA
- a CDS encoding MBL fold metallo-hydrolase — protein sequence MKIEQIYTGCLAQGAYYITSNGEAAIIDPLREIQPYLDRLERDGVKLKYIFETHFHADFVSGHVDLSKETGAPIVYGPNAACEFDCISAKDGQEFKIGKVTIKVLHTPGHTMESTTFLLIDENGKDHAIFSGDTLFIGDVGRPDLAQKAAGMTQDQLAGILFHSLRDKIMTLADDVIVYPAHGAGSACGKNMSKETVSTIGNQKATNYALRANMTEEEFIKEVTDGLLPPPAYFSMNVAMNKGGYESFETVLHNGMRAINVKEFEAVAEETGALILDTRSAADFSKGFIPQSINIGINGDFAPWVGTLIADVKQPIILVTPAGMEEETVTRLSRVGFDTIIGHLEGGFEAWQNAGFEIDTVNRITAEQFANEFKSGEDKVVDIRKETEYAAEHIDDAYSKPLAYINDWVKDIDPNEHFYLHCAGGYRSMIAASILQARGFRNFSEVEGGFGAISKTNVPKSDFVCQSKVLKA from the coding sequence ATGAAAATAGAACAAATTTACACCGGATGTCTCGCTCAAGGTGCATATTATATCACTTCAAATGGCGAAGCGGCCATTATTGATCCGCTTAGAGAAATTCAGCCTTATCTGGATCGTTTAGAGCGTGACGGAGTGAAGCTGAAATATATTTTTGAAACGCATTTTCACGCCGACTTCGTTTCTGGACACGTCGATTTGAGCAAAGAAACTGGAGCTCCAATCGTTTATGGACCAAATGCTGCCTGCGAATTTGACTGCATTTCTGCAAAAGACGGACAGGAATTCAAAATCGGAAAAGTGACTATTAAAGTTTTGCACACTCCTGGCCATACTATGGAGAGCACTACTTTTTTATTAATCGATGAAAACGGAAAAGATCACGCCATTTTTTCTGGAGACACTTTATTTATTGGAGATGTCGGACGTCCTGATTTAGCTCAAAAAGCAGCCGGAATGACACAGGACCAATTGGCTGGAATTTTATTTCATTCTCTAAGAGATAAAATCATGACTCTTGCGGATGATGTAATCGTATATCCTGCGCACGGTGCCGGAAGCGCCTGCGGAAAAAACATGAGTAAAGAAACTGTTTCAACTATCGGAAACCAAAAAGCGACCAATTATGCTTTGCGTGCTAATATGACTGAAGAAGAATTCATAAAAGAAGTTACCGATGGCCTATTGCCTCCTCCTGCTTATTTCAGCATGAACGTTGCAATGAACAAAGGTGGCTACGAAAGCTTTGAAACTGTACTGCACAACGGAATGAGAGCGATAAATGTAAAAGAATTTGAAGCTGTAGCCGAAGAAACTGGAGCTTTGATTCTAGATACAAGAAGCGCGGCCGATTTCAGCAAAGGATTTATTCCGCAATCTATTAATATAGGAATCAACGGTGATTTTGCTCCGTGGGTTGGAACTCTAATTGCCGATGTAAAACAGCCAATTATATTGGTTACCCCAGCTGGTATGGAAGAAGAAACTGTGACTCGTTTGAGCCGCGTTGGTTTTGATACTATTATCGGACATTTGGAGGGCGGTTTTGAAGCTTGGCAAAATGCTGGTTTCGAAATTGATACTGTAAATAGAATCACTGCAGAACAATTTGCAAATGAATTTAAATCTGGAGAAGATAAAGTTGTAGATATTCGTAAGGAAACAGAATACGCTGCAGAACATATTGATGATGCCTACAGCAAACCGCTGGCTTATATTAATGACTGGGTAAAAGACATTGACCCAAATGAACATTTTTATCTGCATTGTGCCGGCGGATACAGAAGTATGATTGCCGCTTCTATCCTTCAAGCAAGAGGTTTTAGAAATTTCTCTGAAGTAGAAGGAGGTTTTGGAGCGATTTCAAAAACTAATGTTCCAAAATCAGATTTTGTTTGTCAAAGCAAGGTGTTGAAAGCATAA